The following DNA comes from Bacteroidetes bacterium SB0662_bin_6.
GATAGAACGCATAGTTCATCCACGCCTGGGCAAGGTGGCCGTCCACGGCGATTTCCACATCCCATATCTTTTCGTCCCACACTTCGTCATGTGGGGTCCCCACCGCTTCGACGAATCCGTCCACGCTGCCTGTATTCAACACGGGCTGACCGTCGCGCACGAACGCGGACTGCAGGCGCGCCTCCGGGTGAAACGTTTCCCGGACCATCGTGCTGTCGCCGGCCCGCATGCCGTCGAAGAGCTGGTCGATGACGGCCCGCACGCCTTCGGAAGACAGGTCGCCGGAAGACTGCGCCGCAACCGGAGCGGCAAGCGTCAATAAGCCAAGCGTCAGTATGATGCAAAAAACGGAACGCATGGGCCTAATCTAACGACCGAAAGACCTGGATCGCAACCCATGCCCGTATTGAATCCTTTCCGCATAACGGAACAGGCGCAAAATGACGCGACAAATCCGTAAAATGCCCTGCCGCGAAGCGCCTGTTCCTTTCGGGCACACACTGAACCACGCAAAGGGTTTACCACCCTACCCGCCTCCCTGTAACCGCACCACC
Coding sequences within:
- a CDS encoding nuclear transport factor 2 family protein, with protein sequence MRSVFCIILTLGLLTLAAPVAAQSSGDLSSEGVRAVIDQLFDGMRAGDSTMVRETFHPEARLQSAFVRDGQPVLNTGSVDGFVEAVGTPHDEVWDEKIWDVEIAVDGHLAQAWMNYAFYLGETFSHCGVNAFHFFHDGSAWKITQITDTRRREGCEVE